The Salminus brasiliensis chromosome 3, fSalBra1.hap2, whole genome shotgun sequence genome contains a region encoding:
- the pum1 gene encoding pumilio homolog 1 isoform X3 — translation MSVACVLKRKAVLWQDSFSPHLRLPPPDRPLPSMPVVLSAAGHAPQPGPAPQAPPPAQGAGRSQDDAMVDYFFQRQHGEQPGYNNGKHRWPTGDNIHADNQVRSMDELNHDFQALALEGRAMGEQLLTGKKFWESDDSGKDGPKGIFLDQWRDSAWGASDHSVSQPIMVQRRPGQGFHAVAEAGSVLSPRSESGGLGVSMVEYVLSSSPAEKLDSCLRKGAFGPRDAEADDSEKRAEPKPKTTFDPERKELKESEPDPMDNPNGLPSQNGLDVDVKDFSRTPGNCPPAGPEVELGGAEMAGGAGPKPAEEFPNVEPQNVTLDPMESVSMETLQFDYAGSQLPLDSTAATVGLFDYNSPQQLFQRPSALAMQQLTAAQQQQYALAAAQQPHIGLAPAAFMPNPYIISAAPPGTDPYAAGLAAAATLGPAVMPPQYYGVTPWGVYPANLFQQQAPAPSNSANQQPTAQSQQNQQQVMRAGGNQRPLTPSQGQQGQQTDQLVAAAAVNSALAFGQGLAAGVPGYPVLAPAAYYDQTGALVVNTGARSGPVRLMAPASVIISPTAAVAAAAASASGANAGLGGGASGAFRALNSQQGPGQQGGGALGGSSFYGSGSPSSSSQSSSLFSQGSGQPGSSSLGFNANPSSSLGATLGATLGGFGTAVPNSSSSGSRRDSLTGSSDLYKRTPSSLTPIGHGGFYNGLGFSSSPGPVGMPLPNQGPSHSLTPPPSLSTHGSSSSLNLGGLTNGSGRFISAAPGAEAKYRSATTGSSLFSPSSQLFPSSRLRYGMSDVMPSGRSRLLEDFRNNRYPNLQLREIAGHVMEFSQDQHGSRFIQLKLERASSAERQLVFSEILQAAYQLMVDVFGNYVIQKFFEFGSLDQKLALAERIRGHVLSLALQMYGCRVIQKALEFIPSDQQVISEMVRELDGHVLKCVKDQNGNHVVQKCIECVQPHALQFIIDAFKGQVFALSTHPYGCRVIQRILEHCLPEQTLPILEELHQHTEQLVQDQYGNYVIQHVLEHGRAEDKSKIVSEIRGNVLGLSQHKFASNVVEKCVTHSLRAERAMLIDEVCSMADGPHSALYTMMKDQYANYVVQKMIDVAEPTQRKIVMHKIRPHIATLRKYTYGKHILAKLEKYYMKNGVDLGPLCAPPNGIM, via the exons ATGAGCGTAGCGTGCGTGTTGAAGAGGAAAGCTGTGCTCTGGCAGGATTCGTTCAGCCCCCACCTCAGACTGCCTCCCCCTGACAGGCCATTACCCAGTATGCCTGTGGTGCTGAGTGCCGCGGGCCACGCCCCTCAACCTGGCCCTGCTCCACAGGCCCCTCCCCCTGCACAGGGGGCGGGGCGTTCTCAAGATGATGCAATGGTGGATTACTTCTTCCAGCGGCAGCATGGCGAGCAGCCTGGATACAACAATGGCAAACATCGTTGGCCCACCGGCGATAACATCCATGCTGACAACCAG GTGCGGTCGATGGATGAGCTCAACCATGACTTTCAGGCACTGGCTCTGGAAGGGAGAGCCATGGGAGAG CAGCTCCTCACAGGAAAGAAGTTCTGGGAATCTGATGATTCAGGGAAAGATGGACCAAAAGGGATCTTTCTGGACCAGTGGAGAGACAGTGCCTGGGGAGCCTCTG ACCATTCGGTGTCCCAGCCAATCATGGTGCAGCGTCGACCAGGCCAGGGTTTCCATGCTGTTGCAGAGGCAGGATCTGTGCTTTCTCCTCGTTCTGAGAGTGGTGGATTGGGTGTTTCCATGGTGGAATATGTCTTGAGCTCCTCCCCAGCTGAGAAACTAGACTCCTGTCTACGTAAAGGAGCGTTT GGTCCGCGGGATGCTGAGGCTGATGACTCTGAAAAGAGAGCAGAGCCAAAACCCAAGACCACATTTGACCCTGAAAGGAAAGAGCTGAAGGAATCTGAGCCTGATCCCATGGACAACCCCAATGGACTGCCCAGTCAGAATGGGCTGGACGTGGACGTTAAGGACTTTAG TCGTACTCCCGGGAATTGCCCTCCTGCTGGTCCTGAGGTGGAATTGGGTGGAGCTGAGATGGCTGGAGGGGCAGGACCAAAACCAGCTGAAGAGTTCCCAAATGTTGAGCCCCAGAACGTGACCCTTGACCCCATGGAATCGGTTTCCATGGAGACACTGCAGTTTGATTATGCTGGCAGCCAGCTGCCTCTTGACTCCACAGCTGCTACTGTTGGTCTGTTTGACTACAACTCCCCTCAGCAG CTGTTCCAGAGGCCCAGTGCTCTGGCCATGCAGCAGTTGACAGCTGCACAGCAGCAGCAATATGCCCTTGCTGCAGCCCAGCAACCACATATTG GATTGGCTCCTGCTGCATTCATGCCGAACCCTTACATTATCAGTGCAGCCCCACCTGGCACGGACCCTTACGCTGCGGgtcttgctgctgctgccacacTTG GTCCAGCAGTGATGCCCCCTCAGTATTATGGCGTGACTCCCTGGGGTGTCTACCCGGCCAACCTGTTCCAGCAACAGGCCCCTGCCCCCTCCaactcagccaatcagcagccaACAGCACAGTCTCAGCAGAACCAACAACAG GTGATGCGAGCTGGAGGTAACCAACGACCCTTGACCCCCAGCCAAGGTCAACAGGGGCAGCAGACGGACCAGCTTGTAGCGGCTGCAGCAGTGAACTCTGCCTTGGCCTTTGGGCAAGGTCTAGCTGCTGGTGTTCCTG GGTACCCAGTGCTTGCTCCAGCTGCATACTATGACCAGACTGGAGCTCTTGTGGTTAATACAGGAGCTCGCAGCGGCCCTGTACGACTCATGGCTCCTGCCTCCGTCATCATCAGCCCAACTGCAGCCG ttgctgctgcagctgcttcaGCTAGTGGGGCTAATGCAGGCCTTGGAGGCGGAGCTAGTGGGGCGTTTCGTGCATTGAATTCCCAGCAAGGTCCAGGTCAGCAGGGTGGTGGAGCTCTAGGAGGAAGCTCCTTTTATGGGAGTGGTTCTCCAAGCTCCTCCTCGCAGAGCTCCTCCCTGTTCTCTCAAGGCTCTGGCCAACCAGGAAGCTCCTCTCTCGGATTTAATGCTAACCCGTCTTCGTCCCTTGGTGCTACACTCGGAGCAACGCTTGGAGGGTTTGgaacagcag TGCCTAACTCCAGCTCCAGTGGCTCTCGCCGGGATTCTTTGACGGGCAGTTCTGACTTATACAAACGCACACCCAGCAGCCTCACTCCTATTGGCCATGGGGGCTTCTACAACGGCCTTGgcttcagctcctcccctgGCCCTGTTGGAATGCCACTTCCTAACCAAGGTCCCTCCCACTCTCTGACTCCTCCACCTTCTCTTTCCACCCATGGATCCTCCAGCAGTCTCAACCTTG GTGGTCTGACCAATGGCAGTGGTCGCTTTATTTCTGCGGCTCCTGGGGCTGAGGCCAAGTACCGCAGTGCAACTACCGGGTCCTCCCTCTTCAGTCCCAGCAGCCAGCTCTTCCCATCATCACGGCTACGCTACGGCATGTCAGATGTGATGCCTTCTGGCCGCAGCCGCCTGCTTGAGGATTTCCGGAACAACCGCTATCCCAACCTGCAGCTGCGTGAGATCGCAGGCCATGTCATGGAGTTCTCCCAGGACCAGCATGGCTCCAG GTTCATCCAGCTGAAGTTGGAGAGGGCAAGCTCTGCAGAGCGTCAGTTGGTCTTCAGTGAAATTCTGCAGGCTGCCTACCAGCTCATGGTTGATGTGTTTGGAAATTATGTGATCCAGAAGTTCTTTGAG tTTGGCAGTCTGGATCAGAAGTTGGCACTTGCAGAGCGTATCCGTGGGCATGTGCTTTCTCTGGCTCTGCAGATGTATGGTTGCAGAGTGATCCAGAAAGCTCTGGAGTTCATCCCTTCTGACCAACAAGTCATT AGCGAGATGGTGCGGGAGCTGGACGGCCACGTGTTGAAGTGTGTGAAGGATCAGAATGGGAACCACGTTGTGCAGAAGTGCATCGAGTGTGTGCAGCCTCATGCTCTCCAGTTCATCATCGATGCCTTCAAAGGACAG GTGTTTGCTCTGTCCACACACCCCTACGGCTGCCGGGTGATCCAGCGTATTTTGGAACACTGTCTTCCGGAGCAGACCTTGCCAATACTGGAGGAGTTACACCAACATACAGAGCAACTGGTCCAG GATCAATATGGAAACTATGTAATTCAGCATGTGCTGGAGCATGGCCGTGCAGAGGACAAGAGCAAGATTGTCTCCGAGATCAGAGGAAATGTTTTGGGGCTCAGCCAGCACAAGTTTGCCAG TAATGTGGTGGAGAAGTGCGTGACGCACTCCCTGCGTGCAGAGCGGGCCATGCTGATTGATGAAGTGTGCAGTATGGCAGACGGGCCCCACAGTGCCTTATACACCATGATGAAGGACCAGTACGCCAACTATGTTGTGCAGAAGATGATCGATGTTGCTGAGCCAACACAGCGCAAGATCGTAATGCACAAG ATACGGCCTCATATTGCAACCCTGAGGAAGTACACATATGGGAAGCACATCCTGGCCAAGCTGGAGAAGTACTACATGAAGAACGGAGTCGACCTGGGCCCACTCTGCGCTCCCCCCAATGGCATCATGTAA
- the pum1 gene encoding pumilio homolog 1 isoform X4: MSVACVLKRKAVLWQDSFSPHLRLPPPDRPLPSMPVVLSAAGHAPQPGPAPQAPPPAQGAGRSQDDAMVDYFFQRQHGEQPGYNNGKHRWPTGDNIHADNQVRSMDELNHDFQALALEGRAMGELLTGKKFWESDDSGKDGPKGIFLDQWRDSAWGASDHSVSQPIMVQRRPGQGFHAVAEAGSVLSPRSESGGLGVSMVEYVLSSSPAEKLDSCLRKGAFGPRDAEADDSEKRAEPKPKTTFDPERKELKESEPDPMDNPNGLPSQNGLDVDVKDFSRTPGNCPPAGPEVELGGAEMAGGAGPKPAEEFPNVEPQNVTLDPMESVSMETLQFDYAGSQLPLDSTAATVGLFDYNSPQQLFQRPSALAMQQLTAAQQQQYALAAAQQPHIGLAPAAFMPNPYIISAAPPGTDPYAAGLAAAATLGPAVMPPQYYGVTPWGVYPANLFQQQAPAPSNSANQQPTAQSQQNQQQVMRAGGNQRPLTPSQGQQGQQTDQLVAAAAVNSALAFGQGLAAGVPGYPVLAPAAYYDQTGALVVNTGARSGPVRLMAPASVIISPTAAVAAAAASASGANAGLGGGASGAFRALNSQQGPGQQGGGALGGSSFYGSGSPSSSSQSSSLFSQGSGQPGSSSLGFNANPSSSLGATLGATLGGFGTAVPNSSSSGSRRDSLTGSSDLYKRTPSSLTPIGHGGFYNGLGFSSSPGPVGMPLPNQGPSHSLTPPPSLSTHGSSSSLNLGGLTNGSGRFISAAPGAEAKYRSATTGSSLFSPSSQLFPSSRLRYGMSDVMPSGRSRLLEDFRNNRYPNLQLREIAGHVMEFSQDQHGSRFIQLKLERASSAERQLVFSEILQAAYQLMVDVFGNYVIQKFFEFGSLDQKLALAERIRGHVLSLALQMYGCRVIQKALEFIPSDQQVISEMVRELDGHVLKCVKDQNGNHVVQKCIECVQPHALQFIIDAFKGQVFALSTHPYGCRVIQRILEHCLPEQTLPILEELHQHTEQLVQDQYGNYVIQHVLEHGRAEDKSKIVSEIRGNVLGLSQHKFASNVVEKCVTHSLRAERAMLIDEVCSMADGPHSALYTMMKDQYANYVVQKMIDVAEPTQRKIVMHKIRPHIATLRKYTYGKHILAKLEKYYMKNGVDLGPLCAPPNGIM, encoded by the exons ATGAGCGTAGCGTGCGTGTTGAAGAGGAAAGCTGTGCTCTGGCAGGATTCGTTCAGCCCCCACCTCAGACTGCCTCCCCCTGACAGGCCATTACCCAGTATGCCTGTGGTGCTGAGTGCCGCGGGCCACGCCCCTCAACCTGGCCCTGCTCCACAGGCCCCTCCCCCTGCACAGGGGGCGGGGCGTTCTCAAGATGATGCAATGGTGGATTACTTCTTCCAGCGGCAGCATGGCGAGCAGCCTGGATACAACAATGGCAAACATCGTTGGCCCACCGGCGATAACATCCATGCTGACAACCAG GTGCGGTCGATGGATGAGCTCAACCATGACTTTCAGGCACTGGCTCTGGAAGGGAGAGCCATGGGAGAG CTCCTCACAGGAAAGAAGTTCTGGGAATCTGATGATTCAGGGAAAGATGGACCAAAAGGGATCTTTCTGGACCAGTGGAGAGACAGTGCCTGGGGAGCCTCTG ACCATTCGGTGTCCCAGCCAATCATGGTGCAGCGTCGACCAGGCCAGGGTTTCCATGCTGTTGCAGAGGCAGGATCTGTGCTTTCTCCTCGTTCTGAGAGTGGTGGATTGGGTGTTTCCATGGTGGAATATGTCTTGAGCTCCTCCCCAGCTGAGAAACTAGACTCCTGTCTACGTAAAGGAGCGTTT GGTCCGCGGGATGCTGAGGCTGATGACTCTGAAAAGAGAGCAGAGCCAAAACCCAAGACCACATTTGACCCTGAAAGGAAAGAGCTGAAGGAATCTGAGCCTGATCCCATGGACAACCCCAATGGACTGCCCAGTCAGAATGGGCTGGACGTGGACGTTAAGGACTTTAG TCGTACTCCCGGGAATTGCCCTCCTGCTGGTCCTGAGGTGGAATTGGGTGGAGCTGAGATGGCTGGAGGGGCAGGACCAAAACCAGCTGAAGAGTTCCCAAATGTTGAGCCCCAGAACGTGACCCTTGACCCCATGGAATCGGTTTCCATGGAGACACTGCAGTTTGATTATGCTGGCAGCCAGCTGCCTCTTGACTCCACAGCTGCTACTGTTGGTCTGTTTGACTACAACTCCCCTCAGCAG CTGTTCCAGAGGCCCAGTGCTCTGGCCATGCAGCAGTTGACAGCTGCACAGCAGCAGCAATATGCCCTTGCTGCAGCCCAGCAACCACATATTG GATTGGCTCCTGCTGCATTCATGCCGAACCCTTACATTATCAGTGCAGCCCCACCTGGCACGGACCCTTACGCTGCGGgtcttgctgctgctgccacacTTG GTCCAGCAGTGATGCCCCCTCAGTATTATGGCGTGACTCCCTGGGGTGTCTACCCGGCCAACCTGTTCCAGCAACAGGCCCCTGCCCCCTCCaactcagccaatcagcagccaACAGCACAGTCTCAGCAGAACCAACAACAG GTGATGCGAGCTGGAGGTAACCAACGACCCTTGACCCCCAGCCAAGGTCAACAGGGGCAGCAGACGGACCAGCTTGTAGCGGCTGCAGCAGTGAACTCTGCCTTGGCCTTTGGGCAAGGTCTAGCTGCTGGTGTTCCTG GGTACCCAGTGCTTGCTCCAGCTGCATACTATGACCAGACTGGAGCTCTTGTGGTTAATACAGGAGCTCGCAGCGGCCCTGTACGACTCATGGCTCCTGCCTCCGTCATCATCAGCCCAACTGCAGCCG ttgctgctgcagctgcttcaGCTAGTGGGGCTAATGCAGGCCTTGGAGGCGGAGCTAGTGGGGCGTTTCGTGCATTGAATTCCCAGCAAGGTCCAGGTCAGCAGGGTGGTGGAGCTCTAGGAGGAAGCTCCTTTTATGGGAGTGGTTCTCCAAGCTCCTCCTCGCAGAGCTCCTCCCTGTTCTCTCAAGGCTCTGGCCAACCAGGAAGCTCCTCTCTCGGATTTAATGCTAACCCGTCTTCGTCCCTTGGTGCTACACTCGGAGCAACGCTTGGAGGGTTTGgaacagcag TGCCTAACTCCAGCTCCAGTGGCTCTCGCCGGGATTCTTTGACGGGCAGTTCTGACTTATACAAACGCACACCCAGCAGCCTCACTCCTATTGGCCATGGGGGCTTCTACAACGGCCTTGgcttcagctcctcccctgGCCCTGTTGGAATGCCACTTCCTAACCAAGGTCCCTCCCACTCTCTGACTCCTCCACCTTCTCTTTCCACCCATGGATCCTCCAGCAGTCTCAACCTTG GTGGTCTGACCAATGGCAGTGGTCGCTTTATTTCTGCGGCTCCTGGGGCTGAGGCCAAGTACCGCAGTGCAACTACCGGGTCCTCCCTCTTCAGTCCCAGCAGCCAGCTCTTCCCATCATCACGGCTACGCTACGGCATGTCAGATGTGATGCCTTCTGGCCGCAGCCGCCTGCTTGAGGATTTCCGGAACAACCGCTATCCCAACCTGCAGCTGCGTGAGATCGCAGGCCATGTCATGGAGTTCTCCCAGGACCAGCATGGCTCCAG GTTCATCCAGCTGAAGTTGGAGAGGGCAAGCTCTGCAGAGCGTCAGTTGGTCTTCAGTGAAATTCTGCAGGCTGCCTACCAGCTCATGGTTGATGTGTTTGGAAATTATGTGATCCAGAAGTTCTTTGAG tTTGGCAGTCTGGATCAGAAGTTGGCACTTGCAGAGCGTATCCGTGGGCATGTGCTTTCTCTGGCTCTGCAGATGTATGGTTGCAGAGTGATCCAGAAAGCTCTGGAGTTCATCCCTTCTGACCAACAAGTCATT AGCGAGATGGTGCGGGAGCTGGACGGCCACGTGTTGAAGTGTGTGAAGGATCAGAATGGGAACCACGTTGTGCAGAAGTGCATCGAGTGTGTGCAGCCTCATGCTCTCCAGTTCATCATCGATGCCTTCAAAGGACAG GTGTTTGCTCTGTCCACACACCCCTACGGCTGCCGGGTGATCCAGCGTATTTTGGAACACTGTCTTCCGGAGCAGACCTTGCCAATACTGGAGGAGTTACACCAACATACAGAGCAACTGGTCCAG GATCAATATGGAAACTATGTAATTCAGCATGTGCTGGAGCATGGCCGTGCAGAGGACAAGAGCAAGATTGTCTCCGAGATCAGAGGAAATGTTTTGGGGCTCAGCCAGCACAAGTTTGCCAG TAATGTGGTGGAGAAGTGCGTGACGCACTCCCTGCGTGCAGAGCGGGCCATGCTGATTGATGAAGTGTGCAGTATGGCAGACGGGCCCCACAGTGCCTTATACACCATGATGAAGGACCAGTACGCCAACTATGTTGTGCAGAAGATGATCGATGTTGCTGAGCCAACACAGCGCAAGATCGTAATGCACAAG ATACGGCCTCATATTGCAACCCTGAGGAAGTACACATATGGGAAGCACATCCTGGCCAAGCTGGAGAAGTACTACATGAAGAACGGAGTCGACCTGGGCCCACTCTGCGCTCCCCCCAATGGCATCATGTAA
- the pum1 gene encoding pumilio homolog 1 isoform X2, giving the protein MSVACVLKRKAVLWQDSFSPHLRLPPPDRPLPSMPVVLSAAGHAPQPGPAPQAPPPAQGAGRSQDDAMVDYFFQRQHGEQPGYNNGKHRWPTGDNIHADNQVRSMDELNHDFQALALEGRAMGELLTGKKFWESDDSGKDGPKGIFLDQWRDSAWGASDHSVSQPIMVQRRPGQGFHAVAEAGSVLSPRSESGGLGVSMVEYVLSSSPAEKLDSCLRKGAFGPRDAEADDSEKRAEPKPKTTFDPERKELKESEPDPMDNPNGLPSQNGLDVDVKDFSRTPGNCPPAGPEVELGGAEMAGGAGPKPAEEFPNVEPQNVTLDPMESVSMETLQFDYAGSQLPLDSTAATVGLFDYNSPQQLFQRPSALAMQQLTAAQQQQYALAAAQQPHIGLAPAAFMPNPYIISAAPPGTDPYAAGLAAAATLGPAVMPPQYYGVTPWGVYPANLFQQQAPAPSNSANQQPTAQSQQNQQQVMRAGGNQRPLTPSQGQQGQQTDQLVAAAAVNSALAFGQGLAAGVPGYPVLAPAAYYDQTGALVVNTGARSGPVRLMAPASVIISPTAAVAAAAASASGANAGLGGGASGAFRALNSQQGPGQQGGGALGGSSFYGSGSPSSSSQSSSLFSQGSGQPGSSSLGFNANPSSSLGATLGATLGGFGTAGVLPNSSSSGSRRDSLTGSSDLYKRTPSSLTPIGHGGFYNGLGFSSSPGPVGMPLPNQGPSHSLTPPPSLSTHGSSSSLNLGGLTNGSGRFISAAPGAEAKYRSATTGSSLFSPSSQLFPSSRLRYGMSDVMPSGRSRLLEDFRNNRYPNLQLREIAGHVMEFSQDQHGSRFIQLKLERASSAERQLVFSEILQAAYQLMVDVFGNYVIQKFFEFGSLDQKLALAERIRGHVLSLALQMYGCRVIQKALEFIPSDQQVISEMVRELDGHVLKCVKDQNGNHVVQKCIECVQPHALQFIIDAFKGQVFALSTHPYGCRVIQRILEHCLPEQTLPILEELHQHTEQLVQDQYGNYVIQHVLEHGRAEDKSKIVSEIRGNVLGLSQHKFASNVVEKCVTHSLRAERAMLIDEVCSMADGPHSALYTMMKDQYANYVVQKMIDVAEPTQRKIVMHKIRPHIATLRKYTYGKHILAKLEKYYMKNGVDLGPLCAPPNGIM; this is encoded by the exons ATGAGCGTAGCGTGCGTGTTGAAGAGGAAAGCTGTGCTCTGGCAGGATTCGTTCAGCCCCCACCTCAGACTGCCTCCCCCTGACAGGCCATTACCCAGTATGCCTGTGGTGCTGAGTGCCGCGGGCCACGCCCCTCAACCTGGCCCTGCTCCACAGGCCCCTCCCCCTGCACAGGGGGCGGGGCGTTCTCAAGATGATGCAATGGTGGATTACTTCTTCCAGCGGCAGCATGGCGAGCAGCCTGGATACAACAATGGCAAACATCGTTGGCCCACCGGCGATAACATCCATGCTGACAACCAG GTGCGGTCGATGGATGAGCTCAACCATGACTTTCAGGCACTGGCTCTGGAAGGGAGAGCCATGGGAGAG CTCCTCACAGGAAAGAAGTTCTGGGAATCTGATGATTCAGGGAAAGATGGACCAAAAGGGATCTTTCTGGACCAGTGGAGAGACAGTGCCTGGGGAGCCTCTG ACCATTCGGTGTCCCAGCCAATCATGGTGCAGCGTCGACCAGGCCAGGGTTTCCATGCTGTTGCAGAGGCAGGATCTGTGCTTTCTCCTCGTTCTGAGAGTGGTGGATTGGGTGTTTCCATGGTGGAATATGTCTTGAGCTCCTCCCCAGCTGAGAAACTAGACTCCTGTCTACGTAAAGGAGCGTTT GGTCCGCGGGATGCTGAGGCTGATGACTCTGAAAAGAGAGCAGAGCCAAAACCCAAGACCACATTTGACCCTGAAAGGAAAGAGCTGAAGGAATCTGAGCCTGATCCCATGGACAACCCCAATGGACTGCCCAGTCAGAATGGGCTGGACGTGGACGTTAAGGACTTTAG TCGTACTCCCGGGAATTGCCCTCCTGCTGGTCCTGAGGTGGAATTGGGTGGAGCTGAGATGGCTGGAGGGGCAGGACCAAAACCAGCTGAAGAGTTCCCAAATGTTGAGCCCCAGAACGTGACCCTTGACCCCATGGAATCGGTTTCCATGGAGACACTGCAGTTTGATTATGCTGGCAGCCAGCTGCCTCTTGACTCCACAGCTGCTACTGTTGGTCTGTTTGACTACAACTCCCCTCAGCAG CTGTTCCAGAGGCCCAGTGCTCTGGCCATGCAGCAGTTGACAGCTGCACAGCAGCAGCAATATGCCCTTGCTGCAGCCCAGCAACCACATATTG GATTGGCTCCTGCTGCATTCATGCCGAACCCTTACATTATCAGTGCAGCCCCACCTGGCACGGACCCTTACGCTGCGGgtcttgctgctgctgccacacTTG GTCCAGCAGTGATGCCCCCTCAGTATTATGGCGTGACTCCCTGGGGTGTCTACCCGGCCAACCTGTTCCAGCAACAGGCCCCTGCCCCCTCCaactcagccaatcagcagccaACAGCACAGTCTCAGCAGAACCAACAACAG GTGATGCGAGCTGGAGGTAACCAACGACCCTTGACCCCCAGCCAAGGTCAACAGGGGCAGCAGACGGACCAGCTTGTAGCGGCTGCAGCAGTGAACTCTGCCTTGGCCTTTGGGCAAGGTCTAGCTGCTGGTGTTCCTG GGTACCCAGTGCTTGCTCCAGCTGCATACTATGACCAGACTGGAGCTCTTGTGGTTAATACAGGAGCTCGCAGCGGCCCTGTACGACTCATGGCTCCTGCCTCCGTCATCATCAGCCCAACTGCAGCCG ttgctgctgcagctgcttcaGCTAGTGGGGCTAATGCAGGCCTTGGAGGCGGAGCTAGTGGGGCGTTTCGTGCATTGAATTCCCAGCAAGGTCCAGGTCAGCAGGGTGGTGGAGCTCTAGGAGGAAGCTCCTTTTATGGGAGTGGTTCTCCAAGCTCCTCCTCGCAGAGCTCCTCCCTGTTCTCTCAAGGCTCTGGCCAACCAGGAAGCTCCTCTCTCGGATTTAATGCTAACCCGTCTTCGTCCCTTGGTGCTACACTCGGAGCAACGCTTGGAGGGTTTGgaacagcaggtgtgt TGCCTAACTCCAGCTCCAGTGGCTCTCGCCGGGATTCTTTGACGGGCAGTTCTGACTTATACAAACGCACACCCAGCAGCCTCACTCCTATTGGCCATGGGGGCTTCTACAACGGCCTTGgcttcagctcctcccctgGCCCTGTTGGAATGCCACTTCCTAACCAAGGTCCCTCCCACTCTCTGACTCCTCCACCTTCTCTTTCCACCCATGGATCCTCCAGCAGTCTCAACCTTG GTGGTCTGACCAATGGCAGTGGTCGCTTTATTTCTGCGGCTCCTGGGGCTGAGGCCAAGTACCGCAGTGCAACTACCGGGTCCTCCCTCTTCAGTCCCAGCAGCCAGCTCTTCCCATCATCACGGCTACGCTACGGCATGTCAGATGTGATGCCTTCTGGCCGCAGCCGCCTGCTTGAGGATTTCCGGAACAACCGCTATCCCAACCTGCAGCTGCGTGAGATCGCAGGCCATGTCATGGAGTTCTCCCAGGACCAGCATGGCTCCAG GTTCATCCAGCTGAAGTTGGAGAGGGCAAGCTCTGCAGAGCGTCAGTTGGTCTTCAGTGAAATTCTGCAGGCTGCCTACCAGCTCATGGTTGATGTGTTTGGAAATTATGTGATCCAGAAGTTCTTTGAG tTTGGCAGTCTGGATCAGAAGTTGGCACTTGCAGAGCGTATCCGTGGGCATGTGCTTTCTCTGGCTCTGCAGATGTATGGTTGCAGAGTGATCCAGAAAGCTCTGGAGTTCATCCCTTCTGACCAACAAGTCATT AGCGAGATGGTGCGGGAGCTGGACGGCCACGTGTTGAAGTGTGTGAAGGATCAGAATGGGAACCACGTTGTGCAGAAGTGCATCGAGTGTGTGCAGCCTCATGCTCTCCAGTTCATCATCGATGCCTTCAAAGGACAG GTGTTTGCTCTGTCCACACACCCCTACGGCTGCCGGGTGATCCAGCGTATTTTGGAACACTGTCTTCCGGAGCAGACCTTGCCAATACTGGAGGAGTTACACCAACATACAGAGCAACTGGTCCAG GATCAATATGGAAACTATGTAATTCAGCATGTGCTGGAGCATGGCCGTGCAGAGGACAAGAGCAAGATTGTCTCCGAGATCAGAGGAAATGTTTTGGGGCTCAGCCAGCACAAGTTTGCCAG TAATGTGGTGGAGAAGTGCGTGACGCACTCCCTGCGTGCAGAGCGGGCCATGCTGATTGATGAAGTGTGCAGTATGGCAGACGGGCCCCACAGTGCCTTATACACCATGATGAAGGACCAGTACGCCAACTATGTTGTGCAGAAGATGATCGATGTTGCTGAGCCAACACAGCGCAAGATCGTAATGCACAAG ATACGGCCTCATATTGCAACCCTGAGGAAGTACACATATGGGAAGCACATCCTGGCCAAGCTGGAGAAGTACTACATGAAGAACGGAGTCGACCTGGGCCCACTCTGCGCTCCCCCCAATGGCATCATGTAA